One stretch of Kiritimatiellia bacterium DNA includes these proteins:
- a CDS encoding glycosyltransferase family 4 protein, protein WRYDLPELLAGTDVFVLTSLWEGLPVSALEALKSGVPVIATDTGGIREAVADGVNGYIVPRSDPQAMSGRICGLLLDAALRMRMAHNAAHSLDSGYSLETMLSDTQNLYRRKIREKTGDVPIP, encoded by the coding sequence GCTGGAGATACGATCTTCCGGAATTGCTGGCCGGTACCGACGTTTTCGTCCTTACTTCTCTCTGGGAAGGGCTGCCGGTGTCGGCGCTTGAGGCCTTGAAAAGCGGGGTTCCCGTGATCGCCACGGATACAGGGGGCATAAGAGAAGCGGTCGCGGACGGGGTCAACGGTTACATCGTGCCCCGCAGCGACCCGCAAGCGATGAGCGGCCGTATTTGCGGACTGCTGCTGGACGCGGCGTTGAGGATGAGGATGGCACACAACGCGGCCCACAGCCTGGACAGCGGGTATTCCCTCGAAACGATGCTTTCGGACACGCAAAATCTATACAGAAGAAAAATAAGGGAGAAAACGGGAGATGTCCCAATTCCTTAG